The following are from one region of the Macaca thibetana thibetana isolate TM-01 chromosome 2, ASM2454274v1, whole genome shotgun sequence genome:
- the PHF7 gene encoding PHD finger protein 7, with protein MKTLKEKKERQRLRKSAKTRRVTQRKPSSGPVCWLCLQEPGDPEKLGEFLQKDNISVHYFCLILSSKLPQRGQSNRGFHGFLPEDIKKEAARASRKICFVCKKKGAAINCQKDQCIRNFHLPCGQEKGCLSQFFGEYKSFCDKHRPAQNIQHGNMGEESCILCCEDLSQQSVENIQSPCCSQAIYHRKCIQKYAHTSAKHFFKCPQCNNRKEFPQEMLRMGIHIPDRDAAWELEPGAFSDLYQRYQHCDAPICLYEQGRDSFEDEGRWCLILCDTCGSHGTHRDCSSLRSNSKKWECEECSPAAATDYVPENSGDIPCCSSTFHPEEHFCRDNTLEENPGLSWTDWPEPSLLEKPESSRGRRSHSWRSKGVRITNSCKKSK; from the exons ATGAAgactctaaaagaaaagaaggaacgCCAAAGATTGAG GAAATCTGCCAAGACTAGGAGGGTAACCCAGAGGAAACCGTCTTCAGGGCCTG TTTGCTGGCTATGCCTTCAAGAACCTGGGGATCCCGAAAAATTAGGGGAATTTCTTCAGAAAGACAATATCAGCGTGCATTATTTCTGTCTT ATCTTATCTAGTAAGCTGCCTCAGAGGGGCCAGTCCAACAGAGGTTTCCATGGATTCCTGCCTGAAGATATCAAAAAGGAGGCAGCTCGGGCTTCTAGGAAG ATCTGCTTTGTGTGCAAGAAAAAGGGAGCTGCTATCAACTGCCAGAAGGATCAGTGCATCAGAAACTTCCATCTGCCTTGTGGCCAAGAAAAGGGTTGCCTTTCACAATTTTTTGGAGAGTACAA ATCATTTTGTGACAAACATCGCCCAGCACAGAACATCCAACATGGGAATATGGGGGAGGAAAGTTGCATCTTGTGTTGTGAAGACCTATCCCAACAGAGTGTTGAGAACATCCAGAGCCCATGTTGTAGTCAAGCCATCTACCACCGCAAGTGCATACAG AAATATGCCCACACATCAGCAAAGCATTTCTTCAAATGTCCACAGTGTAACAATCGAAAAGAATTTCCTCAAGAAATGCTGAGAATGGGAATTCATATTCCAGACAG AGATGCTGCCTGGGAACTCGAGCCAGGGGCTTTCTCAGACTTGTATCAGCGCTATCAGCACTGTGATGCCCCCATCTGTCTGTATGAACAAGGCAGAGACAGCTTTGAGGATGAAGG GAGGTGGTGCCTCATTCTGTGTGATACATGCGGATCCCACGGAACCCACAGGGACTGCTCCTCTCTTAGATCCAACAGTAAGAAATGGGAGTGTGAGGAGTGTTCACCTGCTGCAGCCACAG ACTACGTACCTGAAAACTCAGGGGACATCCCTTGCTGCAGCAGCACCTTCCACCCTGAGGAGCATTTCTGCAGAGACAACACCCTGGAAGAGAATCCGGGCCTTTCTTGGACAGATTGGCCAGAACCTTCCTTATTAGAAAAGCCAGAGTCCTCTCGTGGCAGGAGGAGCCACTCCTGGAGGTCCAAGGGTGTCAGAATCACTAACAGCTGCAAAAAATCCAAGTAa